The following coding sequences lie in one Leptospira saintgironsiae genomic window:
- a CDS encoding malate dehydrogenase, translating into MAKTVKVAVTGAAGQIGYSLLFRIASGQMFGADTPVEIQMLELEAALPAAKGVIMELEDCAFPLLQKVSVSADLDVAFKDINWALLVGSVPRKAGMERSDLLKINGGIFVNQGKAIEKNASSDVRVLVVGNPCNTNCLIAMNNAKGVPTDRWFAMTKLDENRAKSQLAIKSGNLVKDVTNVAIWGNHSSTQYPDFYNAKIGGKVATDVIKDHDWLKGDFIKNVQQRGAEIIKARGASSAASAANGVVDTVRQIITPTPAGDWFSVAVTSDGSYGADKGLIFGYPVKSDGTKVEIIKGLELNDFAKEKFNITHDELKSERDEVKGML; encoded by the coding sequence ATGGCAAAAACAGTTAAGGTAGCAGTTACGGGTGCCGCTGGGCAGATCGGATATTCTTTATTATTTAGGATCGCATCTGGTCAAATGTTCGGAGCGGACACTCCTGTAGAGATCCAAATGTTGGAACTGGAGGCGGCCCTTCCTGCTGCTAAAGGTGTAATCATGGAATTGGAAGACTGCGCCTTTCCTCTTTTGCAAAAAGTAAGTGTTTCCGCGGATTTAGATGTCGCTTTTAAAGACATCAACTGGGCGCTACTTGTCGGTTCCGTGCCAAGAAAAGCAGGAATGGAAAGAAGTGACCTTCTCAAAATAAACGGTGGGATTTTTGTAAACCAAGGTAAAGCGATCGAGAAGAACGCTTCTTCTGACGTAAGAGTTTTAGTCGTCGGAAACCCTTGTAATACGAATTGTCTTATCGCAATGAACAATGCGAAGGGAGTTCCTACAGATCGTTGGTTTGCAATGACTAAGCTGGATGAGAACCGTGCGAAATCCCAACTTGCGATCAAGTCTGGAAATTTAGTGAAAGACGTAACTAATGTTGCGATTTGGGGAAACCACTCTTCTACTCAATACCCTGACTTCTATAATGCTAAGATAGGTGGAAAAGTGGCAACAGACGTGATCAAGGATCATGACTGGTTAAAAGGCGATTTCATTAAGAATGTTCAACAACGTGGAGCTGAGATCATTAAAGCAAGAGGAGCTTCTTCTGCTGCATCTGCTGCTAACGGAGTTGTGGATACTGTTCGCCAGATCATCACTCCAACTCCTGCAGGAGATTGGTTCAGTGTTGCTGTTACTTCTGATGGTTCTTACGGCGCGGATAAGGGACTAATTTTCGGATACCCTGTGAAGTCTGACGGAACTAAAGTTGAGATCATTAAAGGATTGGAATTGAATGACTTCGCAAAAGAGAAATTCAATATCACTCATGATGAGCTTAAGTCAGAAAGAGACGAAGTAAAAGGGATGTTATAA